From the Corticium candelabrum chromosome 2, ooCorCand1.1, whole genome shotgun sequence genome, one window contains:
- the LOC134176623 gene encoding uncharacterized protein LOC134176623 isoform X2, with the protein MMLMLVVLFGSNQVSSTSVLFVKIFTSWTAGEGSTERNVIRLTTVHGTEFLLQAPDTETGDSWAEVIGDTIRQLEQDKTIANPMVAECDIRSTARPLLDAHNSELIAAMQDPDAGIALGEHKSALKTYKDCFAGVLCVLSLSKFTCTKILFVACEGCELSEWLLSWSFVTMREEGCQLANSLLNESYLEPVGGSSKELFKKHSHSKKLAFVDCVEVLYRFSALTPSKPVEQCFSTLSRNAELTSSETGSGSECGMQTQCGTSTMHGSVRWKNCGNNKARILNEKETSETQLESLWQLIRAK; encoded by the exons ATGATGCTGATGTTGGTTGTTCTCTTTGGAAGCAATCAAGTTTCCTCAACGAGCGTCTTGTTTGTCAAGATCTTTACTAGCTGGACTGCTGGAGAAGGATCCACGGaaagg AATGTCATTCGACTGACGACTGTCCACGGCACCGAGTTCTTACTGCAAGCTCCAGACACTGAGACTGGAGATAGTTGGGCTGAGGTGATCGGTGATACGATACGACAGCTGGAGCAAGACAAAAcg ATTGCGAATCCAATGGTTGCTGAATGTGACATTCGTTCAACTGCCAGGCCATTGCTTGATGCTCATAATAG TGAACTGATAGCCGCCATGCAAGACCCTGATGCTGGCATTGCACTCGGTGAGCACAAGAGTGCACTGAAAACATACAAAGACTGTTTTGCTGGTGTATTGTGTGTCTTATCCTTGTCTAAGTTTACTTgcacaaaaattttgtttgttgcatgtgaagGTTGTGAGTTAAGTGAGTGGTTGTTGTCGTGGTCGTTTGTCACAATGAGGGAGGAAGGATGTCAATTAGCAAACAGTCTGTTGAACGAATCATATCTTGAGCCGGTGGGAGGGTCGAGTAAAGAGTTGTTCAAGAAGCATTCACATTCGAAGAAGTTGGCGTTTGTGGATTGTGTAGAAGTTTTGTATAGATTT TCTGCTCTCACACCATCCAAACCAGTAGAACAGTGTTTCAGTACATTGTCAAGAAATGCAGAATTGACCAGCTCAGAGACAGGCTCGGGTTCTGAATGTGGCATGCAGACACAGTGTGGCACTTCAACA ATGCATGGGTCAGTCAGGTGGAAAAATTGTGGAAATAACAAGGCAAGGATTCTTAATGAAAAAG AGACATCGGAGACACAACTGGAAA GTTTATGGCAGTTGATCAGAGCAAAATGA
- the LOC134176623 gene encoding pleckstrin-like isoform X3, with protein MMLMLVVLFGSNQVSSTSVLFVKIFTSWTAGEGSTERNVIRLTTVHGTEFLLQAPDTETGDSWAEVIGDTIRQLEQDKTIANPMVAECDIRSTARPLLDAHNSELIAAMQDPDAGIALGEHKSALKTYKDCFAGVLCVLSLSKFTCTKILFVACEGCELSEWLLSWSFVTMREEGCQLANSLLNESYLEPVGGSSKELFKKHSHSKKLAFVDCVEVLYRFSALTPSKPVEQCFSTLSRNAELTSSETGSGSECGMQTQCGTSTMHGSVRWKNCGNNKARILNEKVLLLQ; from the exons ATGATGCTGATGTTGGTTGTTCTCTTTGGAAGCAATCAAGTTTCCTCAACGAGCGTCTTGTTTGTCAAGATCTTTACTAGCTGGACTGCTGGAGAAGGATCCACGGaaagg AATGTCATTCGACTGACGACTGTCCACGGCACCGAGTTCTTACTGCAAGCTCCAGACACTGAGACTGGAGATAGTTGGGCTGAGGTGATCGGTGATACGATACGACAGCTGGAGCAAGACAAAAcg ATTGCGAATCCAATGGTTGCTGAATGTGACATTCGTTCAACTGCCAGGCCATTGCTTGATGCTCATAATAG TGAACTGATAGCCGCCATGCAAGACCCTGATGCTGGCATTGCACTCGGTGAGCACAAGAGTGCACTGAAAACATACAAAGACTGTTTTGCTGGTGTATTGTGTGTCTTATCCTTGTCTAAGTTTACTTgcacaaaaattttgtttgttgcatgtgaagGTTGTGAGTTAAGTGAGTGGTTGTTGTCGTGGTCGTTTGTCACAATGAGGGAGGAAGGATGTCAATTAGCAAACAGTCTGTTGAACGAATCATATCTTGAGCCGGTGGGAGGGTCGAGTAAAGAGTTGTTCAAGAAGCATTCACATTCGAAGAAGTTGGCGTTTGTGGATTGTGTAGAAGTTTTGTATAGATTT TCTGCTCTCACACCATCCAAACCAGTAGAACAGTGTTTCAGTACATTGTCAAGAAATGCAGAATTGACCAGCTCAGAGACAGGCTCGGGTTCTGAATGTGGCATGCAGACACAGTGTGGCACTTCAACA ATGCATGGGTCAGTCAGGTGGAAAAATTGTGGAAATAACAAGGCAAGGATTCTTAATGAAAAAG ttttgttgctgcaataG
- the LOC134176621 gene encoding uncharacterized protein LOC134176621: MSDEYERYVTRNIVELVEKLRPSLLLEHSVASNLVTMQEARKLRKCSTEQDSARLLLYDILPYKENAVHRFCEVLREAGQLHIARDVMKRGGVVCADEPASTIVAAGQQHIIREVMGKEDVVESAKCSIKVGVSGQKASSQRFVSSPCRPSGTRCESERKEGTAARDLEVVKTAVCSRKVNASVCRSLEEESVRSTDLSCRDDCTESAALDVCEERKTESLAEQVESENEEETLSCLDAEVTTSRDPDNVEHTKPDVSPIASAACAHSELQSTTQEDEKITSQSTLVEMKGGDTQTDTESVAHSLVMCEHAWVSLMSRVEPWSAIRMNYSFLSRCLCFSTEFLGCLYERFLISKDDFNALKNNRLTHEGKVHLLVIDILPTKPIEMFPTFCKILCVVGQSHVADKLKEDPLKVSLFAQGTTRSQETVSLQRQVELLLVQMDRERREAVKHAEEITKCERQRADAAEARAFAAELQAEHERTRADNEKARADAAEAQVQVLSKETQKAWHVKGEQMGIQWTNLALQYQNSQYSSLGRRLKAVLSRILHWNNSNEDGEENAPFVSANRRINDSLPSWTQWNVHMPHGSWLPYNRMGEIEGRLVVGGRDGNLHVLTYEHDKWDKFVRKNGDIRNVVCHQGVCLVYVKDEDKDQFVIEQFYLNEDKKWRFLTVLPNELQLYYVSVALHDNSLYVVGGETKSGEKVNTARVCDLHSGHWYKMDDMQTKRSACSSVIINNTVFVGGGETGGYVECADVRDRKWRTIPSTTTYRHTLASVSNRLVVTGGTAQLLYSAPSNIVELYDERSTKWLPLPLMTHKRWFHAAFSTQNGELITAGGIGGEHSIESLECD; encoded by the exons ATGTCGGATGAATATGAGCGATACGTTACTCGCAACATCGTGGAACTTGTTGAAAAGTTGCGTCCGTCGTTGCTATTAGAACATTCAGTCGCCAGTAATCTTGTGACTATGCAAGAAGCTCGCAAACTGAGAAAATGTTCTACAGAGCAAGACAGCGCGCGATTGCTGCTCTACGATATCCTGCCATACAAAGAAAACGCTGTTCATAGATTTTGCGAGGTACTCAGAGAAGCAGGTCAGTTGCATATCGCTAGAGACGTTATGAAGAGAGGAGGCGTGGTTTGTGCAGATGAGCCTGCAAGTACGATCGTGGCTGCAGGACAGCAGCACATAATAAGAGAAGTTATGGGTAAAGAAG ATGTAGTGGAGAGTGCAAAGTGTAGCATCAAAGTTGGTGTGAGTGGTCAGAAAGCGTCGAGTCAACGATTTGTGTCATCACCATGCCGACCATCTGGTACTCGATGTGAGAGTGAGAGGAAAGAGGGAACTGCAGCACGTGACTTAG AAGTTGTGAAAACTGCAGTGTGTAGTAGGAAAGTCAATGCAAGCGTATGTCGATCGTTGGAAGAAGAAAGTGTGAGGTCAACAGATTTGAGTTGTCGTGACGACTGCACAGAGTCTGCAGCACTTGATGTGTGTGAGGAGAGGAAGACTGAGTCACTTG CAGAACAAGTAGAAAGTGAAAATGAAGAAGAAACGTTATCATGTCTAGATGCAGAAgtgacaacatcacgtgatccAG ATAATGTGGAGCACACTAAACCAGATGTCTCACCCATTGCTTCAGCTGCATGTGCACATTCTGAGTTACAGTCTACAACACAGGAAGATGAGAAAATCACGTCTCAATCAACTTTAG TGGAAATGAAAGGtggagacacacaaacagacactgagAGTGTGGCACACTCATTAGTGATGTGTGAGCATGCATGGGTCTCACTCATGTCTCGTGTTGAGCCGTGGTCAGCTATTCGAATGAATTACTCTTTCCTGTCTCGATGCCTTTGTTTTAGCACTGAATTTCTGGGCTGTCTGTATGAACGATTTCTCATATCCAAAGACGACTTCAATGCTCTAAAGAACAACCGTCTCACTCACGAAGGAAAAGTACATCTACTTGTCATTGATATTCTTCCCACTAAACCGATTGAGATGTTTCCCACATTCTGCAAAATTCTTTGTGTTGTCGGTCAGTCACATGTTGCTGACAAGCTGAAAGAGGATCCTCTGAAAGTTTCTCTCTTTGCACAAG GGACAACAAGATCACAAGAAACTGTGAGTCTTCAAAGACAAGTGGAGCTGCTGCTTGTTCAAATGGAtagagaaagaagagaagcaGTTAAACATGCAGAGGAGATCACAAAATGTGAAAGACAACGAGCCGACGCTGCAGAGGCACGAGCATTTGCTGCCGAATTACAAGCTGAGCACGAAAGGACTCGAGCTGATAATGAAAAGGCTCGAGCTGATGCTGCAGAAGCACAAGTTCAAGTGTTATCTAAGGAAACACAGAAGGCATGGCATGTTAAAGGAGAACAGATGGGAATTCAGTGGACAAATTTGGCACTTCAATACCAGAATTCACAATATTCATCATTGGGCAGGAGGTTGAAAGCAGTGTTGTCACGTATACTTCACTGGAACAATTCAAATGAAGATGGAGAAGAAAATGCTCCATTTGTGTCTGCTAACAGACGA atcaatgacagtctgCCATCATGGACACAGTGGAATGTACACATGCCTCATGGCAGTTGGTTGCCATATAATAGAATGGGAGAGATTGAAGGCAGACTAGTGGTAGGAGGTCGTGATGGTAATCTGCATGTTCTCACTTATGAACATGATAAGTGGGACAAGTTTGTCAGAAAGAATGGTGACATCAGGAATGTAGTGtgtcatcaaggtgtgtgtctggtgtatGTAAAGGATGAAGATAAAgatcagtttgtgattgaacaattttatttgaatgaagacaagaaatggcgtttcctcacagttctaccaaacgaactgcagttgtattatgtatctgttgctcttcatgacaactcactgtatgtggtgggtGGTGAGACTAAGTCAGGGGAGAAAGTGAAcacagcacgtgtgtgtgaccttcacAGCGGCCATTGGTATaagatggatgacatgcaaacaaaacgtaGTGCctgttcttctgttattataaacaacacagtgtttgtagggGGAGGAGAGACTGGAGGTTatgttgagtgtgcagatgttcgtgatagaaaatggagaacaatcCCCTCTACAACCACATATAGACATACACTAGCGTCAGTCAGTAACAGACTTGTGGTGACTGGAGGAACGGCACAACTCCTTTATTCTGCTCcttctaatattgtagaattatatgatgagagatctaccaaatggcttcctcttccactcatgacacacaaacggtgGTTccatgctgcattctcaactcagaaCGGAGAGCTCATCACAGCAGGAGGGATTGGTGGTGAACATTCAATAGAAAGTCTTGAGTGTGACTAA
- the LOC134176623 gene encoding uncharacterized protein LOC134176623 isoform X4: MMLMLVVLFGSNQVSSTSVLFVKIFTSWTAGEGSTERNVIRLTTVHGTEFLLQAPDTETGDSWAEVIGDTIRQLEQDKTIANPMVAECDIRSTARPLLDAHNSELIAAMQDPDAGIALGCELSEWLLSWSFVTMREEGCQLANSLLNESYLEPVGGSSKELFKKHSHSKKLAFVDCVEVLYRFSALTPSKPVEQCFSTLSRNAELTSSETGSGSECGMQTQCGTSTMHGSVRWKNCGNNKARILNEKETSETQLESGKVCIAQGCKWFAVF, encoded by the exons ATGATGCTGATGTTGGTTGTTCTCTTTGGAAGCAATCAAGTTTCCTCAACGAGCGTCTTGTTTGTCAAGATCTTTACTAGCTGGACTGCTGGAGAAGGATCCACGGaaagg AATGTCATTCGACTGACGACTGTCCACGGCACCGAGTTCTTACTGCAAGCTCCAGACACTGAGACTGGAGATAGTTGGGCTGAGGTGATCGGTGATACGATACGACAGCTGGAGCAAGACAAAAcg ATTGCGAATCCAATGGTTGCTGAATGTGACATTCGTTCAACTGCCAGGCCATTGCTTGATGCTCATAATAG TGAACTGATAGCCGCCATGCAAGACCCTGATGCTGGCATTGCACTCG GTTGTGAGTTAAGTGAGTGGTTGTTGTCGTGGTCGTTTGTCACAATGAGGGAGGAAGGATGTCAATTAGCAAACAGTCTGTTGAACGAATCATATCTTGAGCCGGTGGGAGGGTCGAGTAAAGAGTTGTTCAAGAAGCATTCACATTCGAAGAAGTTGGCGTTTGTGGATTGTGTAGAAGTTTTGTATAGATTT TCTGCTCTCACACCATCCAAACCAGTAGAACAGTGTTTCAGTACATTGTCAAGAAATGCAGAATTGACCAGCTCAGAGACAGGCTCGGGTTCTGAATGTGGCATGCAGACACAGTGTGGCACTTCAACA ATGCATGGGTCAGTCAGGTGGAAAAATTGTGGAAATAACAAGGCAAGGATTCTTAATGAAAAAG AGACATCGGAGACACAACTGGAAAGTGGGAAAGTTTGTATTGCACAAGGGTGCAAGTGGTTTGCTGTATTTTGA
- the LOC134176625 gene encoding uncharacterized protein K02A2.6-like — protein sequence MSTVVGAVGPFEGNQEEWMHYVERVKFFCVANGITDTERKKAVLLSVCGVQTYKLIRNLLAPGKPEDAEYDDIVAKVKDHVNPKPSTVVQRFRFNSRSQKPGESVVQFMAELRRFSTDCDFGDTLADMLRDRLVCGVSDGRIQRRLLQEKELTFDKALSLARAMETAALNAEEIQRPTGDSVEGEVHKMQETKPSLPKMKCFRCLGFHPPNSCYAQRMQCHKCKKVGHLARACRGQRQPGQARNEIAAQSPVTKTHRVETTPLTPKAQQAVEEGQSNDGVEGMYTVYVVGKECQNEPLAVTVHINKKAVQMEVDTGASVSIVSESTYKKLWKRQELPGLRRPQVRLHTYSGEPLTVLGELDVRVRTQNQIATLPLIVVRNDGPNLLGRNWMKSLVLPWHEMLQKGHIKSIGTETSCTELLKRFDGVFEEGIGELKGTMAAVKVKEGSAARFFKPRPVPYAYRAKVEHELKRLEAEGIIEPVRFANWAAPIVPILKADGSIRICGDYRLTVNQVAETEKYPLPRVEDIFASLAGGQTFTKLDLSHAYQQVKLEEQSKQYLVINTHLGLFQYNRLPFGVAAAPAIFQRIMDCLLQGIPGTVVYLDDILITGRSQEEHLRNLEAVLSRLAGARIRLKRQKCSFLKKEIQYLGHRIDSKGIYPTDEKVQAVRAAPEPTDVGQLRAYLGLINYYGRFLPGLAKTLAPLYKLLRQGMNWRWGEEEKTAFRCSKAALQSDKLLVHYDPRIPLSLACDASPVGIGAVLSHQYPDGGERPIAYASRSLTKAEQGYAQIDREALSVVFGVKRFRQYVFGHQFTIFTDHKPLLTLLGENRGVPAMCSGRVQRWSLMLSSYQYTMTYRPGSLNSNADGLSRLPSSGVPDEEEEPVEAVLALQTLSSSSTKPITAVQIRRGTERDPVLSQVRQYTLTGWPSVVERADIRPYFNRRYQLSVSGGCVFWGGRVVVPPQTRSSVLEELHVSHPGETRMKGLARSFVWWPGIDKELERVVKGCHTCQVHRKLPALAPLHPWAQADRAWSRLHIDFAGPFLGQSFLIVVDAYSKWLEVDTMTSTTARVTIKKLQRLFATHGIPEIVVSDNGAAFTSAEFRQFMEGNGIKHIYSAPYHPSSNGLAERAVATFKGAMKRMNSEYGSLESKIDRFLLRYRITPHATTGEPPALLLLGRMPRSRLDLLRPDLAAYTYKKQEQQRNDHDKRSRDRTFEVGQLVYVKNFGQGTPWVMATVKERTGPLSFRVMLPDGRMLRRHQDHIRSRQLEDDPLPNGTHTDPTASPPESNMTEELPSIEVTSEPGGSISETNGDHGGQGKRLAMKQPATWSRHQPGSEDLLEQGRRRTD from the coding sequence ATGTCCACTGTAGTGGGTGCCGTCGGTCCCTTTGAGGGAAATCAAGAGGAGTGGATGCATTACGTGGAGCGCGTGAAGTTCTTCTGCGTAGCCAACGGGATCACTGACACAGAGCGCAAGAAGGCGGTATTGTTGAGCGTATGTGGAGTGCAAACGTATAAGCTGATTCGCAACCTGTTGGCGCCTGGCAAGCCGGAAGACGCGGAGTATGACGACATCGTAGCAAAGGTCAAAGATCACGTGAACCCGAAGCCGTCCACTGTTGTTCAACGCTTCCGCTTCAACAGTAGATCACAGAAGCCAGGGGAATCAGTAGTGCAGTTTATGGCTGAACTGCGCCGTTTTTCCACGGATTGTGACTTTGGAGACACACTAGCTGACATGCTAAGGGACAGGTTGGTGTGCGGAGTGAGTGATGGGAGGATCCAACGGAGACTGCTGCAAGAAAAGGAACTCACGTTTGACAAAGCACTGAGTTTAGCCAGAGCGATGGAGACAGCTGCACTGAATGCAGAGGAGATTCAGAGACCGACTGGTGACAGCGTAGAAGGAGAGGTACACAAAATGCAGGAAACCAAGCCCAGTCTACCTAAGATGAAGTGTTTCCGGTGCCTTGGATTCCACCCACCAAACAGTTGTTATGCTCAGAGGATGCAGTGCCATAAGTGCAAGAAGGTTGGACACCTCGCTCGAGCATGTCGAGGCCAGCGACAGCCAGGCCAGGCAAGGAATGAAATAGCTGCCCAATCTCCTGTGACGAAAACACATCGAGTTGAAACCACACCTCTTACACCCAAAGCCCAACAAGCAGTGGAAGAAGGGCAAAGCAATGATGGAGTTGAAggaatgtatacagtatacgTTGTGGGTAAGGAGTGTCAGAATGAACCACTAGCAGTGACGGTTCATATCAACAAGAAAGCAGTACAGATGGAAGTTGATACTGGAGCATCAGTGTCAATTGTAAGTGAGAGCACTTACAAGAAACTGTGGAAGAGGCAAGAGTTGCCTGGTTTACGACGACCACAAGTGAGGTTGCATACTTACTCTGGGGAACCATTGACAGTGTTGGGAGAGCTGGATGTCCGAGTGCGGACTCAAAATCAGATTGCAACGCTACCACTAATAGTGGTGCGTAATGATGGACCCAATCTACTGGGAAGGAACTGGATGAAGTCACTCGTATTACCATGGCATGAAATGTTACAGAAGGGACACATCAAGTCCATTGGTACAGAGACGTCCTGCACAGAGTTGCTGAAGAGGTTTGATGGTGTGTTTGAAGAAGGGATTGGTGAGTTGAAAGGAACGATGGCTGCTGTCAAAGTGAAAGAGGGCAGTGCAGCGCGATTTTTCAAGCCGAGACCAGTACCATATGCCTACCGGGCGAAGGTAGAACATGAGCTAAAGCGACTAGAAGCTGAGGGCATAATTGAACCGGTTCGATTTGCCAACTGGGCGGCTCCCATTGTCCCCATATTGAAAGCTGACGGCTCCATTAGGATCTGTGGTGATTATCGACTCACGGTTAACCAGGTGGCAGAGACTGAGAAGTACCCATTACCAAGAGTGGAAGACATTTTTGCTTCGTTGGCTGGGGGACAGACATTTACAAAGCTCGATCTTAGTCATGCATATCAACAAGTGAAACTGGAAGAACAGTCCAAGCAATACCTGGTCATTAACACCCACTTGGGATTGTTCCAGTATAACAGGCTGCCGTTTGGAGTAGCAGCTGCACCAGCGATCTTCCAGAGGATAATGGATTGTCTGTTGCAGGGAATTCCAGGAACAGTGGTCTACCTAGATGATATTCTCATCACGGGTCGATCACAGGAGGAACATCTAAGGAACTTAGAAGCTGTGTTGAGCCGATTGGCAGGAGCAAGAATTCGGTTGAAAAGACAGAAGTGTTCCTTCTTGAAAAAGGAGATACAGTATTTAGGACATCGGATTGACAGCAAGGGAATTTACCCAACGGATGAGAAAGTCCAGGCTGTTCGAGCAGCGCCAGAACCCACCGACGTGGGCCAACTACGAGCCTATTTAGGGCTAATTAACTACTACGGCCGATTCCTACCAGGCCTAGCAAAGACCTTGGCGCCCTTGTACAAGCTCCTTCGGCAAGGAATGAACTGGAGATGGGGTGAAGAAGAAAAGACGGCATTCAGATGTTCAAAGGCAGCATTACAGTCAGATAAGCTACTAGTTCATTACGATCCGAGGATACCTTTGTCGCTTGCCTGTGATGCTTCACCGGTAGGGATAGGAGCCGTGTTGTCACATCAGTACCCGGATGGTGGGGAAAGACCGATTGCCTACGCGTCCCGTTCTTTGACCAAGGCGGAACAAGGATATGCACAGATCGACAGGGAAGCATTGTCAGTGGTGTTTGGGGTTAAACGGTTTCGACAGTACGTGTTTGGACACCAGTTTACCATTTTTACCGACCATAAACCACTGCTCACCTTATTGGGGGAGAACAGAGGCGTACCAGCAATGTGCTCCGGACGAGTGCAACGTTGGTCACTGATGCTGTCCAGTTATCAGTATACAATGACGTATCGACCCGGATCGTTAAATAGCAATGCAGATGGGTTAAGCCGACTGCCAAGCAGTGGGGTGCCCGACGAAGAGGAAGAGCCTGTGGAGGCTGTGCTGGCATTGCAGACACTGAGTTCATCGTCAACCAAACCAATCACCGCAGTCCAGATACGACGGGGGACGGAGAGAGACCCAGTGTTATCCCAAGTGCGTCAGTATACACTGACTGGATGGCCAAGTGTTGTGGAACGAGCTGATATCCGGCCGTACTTTAACCGACGCTACCAGCTAAGCGTTTCAGGTGGCTGTGTGTTTTGGGGAGGACGCGTGGTAGTACCACCTCAAACACGATCATCAGTGTTAGAAGAGCTTCATGTATCACACCCAGGAGAAACAAGGATGAAGGGGCTTGCTCGAAGTTTCGTATGGTGGCCGGGCATAGACAAGGAGCTGGAGAGAGTAGTGAAAGGATGCCACACTTGTCAGGTACATCGCAAATTGCCGGCGTTGGCACCTCTGCATCCGTGggcacaagcagacagagcaTGGTCTCGCTTACACATTGATTTTGCTGGGCCGTTTCTTGGCCAGTCGTTCCTTATCGTAGTTGACGCCTATTCCAAGTGGCTGGAGGTGGACACTATGACATCTACGACGGCGCGCGTAACGATCAAGAAGCTGCAGCGGTTATTTGCAACACATGGCATTCCAGAGATAGTAGTATCTGATAATGGGGCTGCCTTTACCAGTGCTGAATTTCGGCAATTTATGGAAGGAAATGGCATTAAGCACATCTATTCTGCGCCATATCACCCATCGTCTAACGGGTTGGCAGAACGAGCAGTAGCAACCTTCAAAGGGGCTATGAAGAGAATGAATTCGGAGTATGGATCATTGGAGAGTAAAATTGACAGATTCCTGCTGCGGTACCGAATCACACCACACGCTACCACTGGTGAACCACCGGCTCTCTTACTGTTAGGGCGGATGCCGCGGAGTAGATTGGATCTACTACGTCCCGACTTGGCGGCCTATACGTACAAGAAGCAGGAGCAACAAAGAAACGACCATGATAAGCGCAGTCGAGACCGAACGTTTGAGGTTGGACAGTTGGTGTACGTGAAAAATTTTGGACAGGGCACGCCATGGGTTATGGCAACAGTGAAAGAAAGAACGGGTCCACTATCATTCCGAGTCATGTTGCCTGATGGTAGAATGTTACGAAGACACCAAGATCACATTCGGTCGCGTCAACTGGAAGATGACCCACTACCCAACGGCACACATACAGACCCCACTGCATCACCACCGGAGTCTAACATGACGGAAGAACTGCCTTCAATCGAGGTAACAAGTGAACCAGGAGGGAGCATCTCGGAAACAAACGGTGACCACGGTGGTCAGGGGAAACGGTTGGCCATGAAGCAACCAGCAACATGGAGCCGGCATCAACCGGGGTCAGAAGATCTGCTCGAGCAAGGAAGGCGCCGGACAGACTAG
- the LOC134176623 gene encoding uncharacterized protein LOC134176623 isoform X1, producing the protein MMLMLVVLFGSNQVSSTSVLFVKIFTSWTAGEGSTERNVIRLTTVHGTEFLLQAPDTETGDSWAEVIGDTIRQLEQDKTIANPMVAECDIRSTARPLLDAHNSELIAAMQDPDAGIALGEHKSALKTYKDCFAGVLCVLSLSKFTCTKILFVACEGCELSEWLLSWSFVTMREEGCQLANSLLNESYLEPVGGSSKELFKKHSHSKKLAFVDCVEVLYRFSALTPSKPVEQCFSTLSRNAELTSSETGSGSECGMQTQCGTSTMHGSVRWKNCGNNKARILNEKETSETQLESGKVCIAQGCKWFAVF; encoded by the exons ATGATGCTGATGTTGGTTGTTCTCTTTGGAAGCAATCAAGTTTCCTCAACGAGCGTCTTGTTTGTCAAGATCTTTACTAGCTGGACTGCTGGAGAAGGATCCACGGaaagg AATGTCATTCGACTGACGACTGTCCACGGCACCGAGTTCTTACTGCAAGCTCCAGACACTGAGACTGGAGATAGTTGGGCTGAGGTGATCGGTGATACGATACGACAGCTGGAGCAAGACAAAAcg ATTGCGAATCCAATGGTTGCTGAATGTGACATTCGTTCAACTGCCAGGCCATTGCTTGATGCTCATAATAG TGAACTGATAGCCGCCATGCAAGACCCTGATGCTGGCATTGCACTCGGTGAGCACAAGAGTGCACTGAAAACATACAAAGACTGTTTTGCTGGTGTATTGTGTGTCTTATCCTTGTCTAAGTTTACTTgcacaaaaattttgtttgttgcatgtgaagGTTGTGAGTTAAGTGAGTGGTTGTTGTCGTGGTCGTTTGTCACAATGAGGGAGGAAGGATGTCAATTAGCAAACAGTCTGTTGAACGAATCATATCTTGAGCCGGTGGGAGGGTCGAGTAAAGAGTTGTTCAAGAAGCATTCACATTCGAAGAAGTTGGCGTTTGTGGATTGTGTAGAAGTTTTGTATAGATTT TCTGCTCTCACACCATCCAAACCAGTAGAACAGTGTTTCAGTACATTGTCAAGAAATGCAGAATTGACCAGCTCAGAGACAGGCTCGGGTTCTGAATGTGGCATGCAGACACAGTGTGGCACTTCAACA ATGCATGGGTCAGTCAGGTGGAAAAATTGTGGAAATAACAAGGCAAGGATTCTTAATGAAAAAG AGACATCGGAGACACAACTGGAAAGTGGGAAAGTTTGTATTGCACAAGGGTGCAAGTGGTTTGCTGTATTTTGA